GGCATGGCAGGCAGTGAGCCCcgggggtggcacaggcagggtcATGCCCACAGCTTCGCCCACCCCAGCTGCCCACGCTGGGGCAGAGGTTTGCACAGCCAGTCCTGTGCGAGCAGCGAGGGACAGTGTCGCAAGCAGGAAGGGCTGCGgtcagtgctgggcactgaaaTTCGAGGGCCCAGGGGAAGTTGGCTGATGGCTGCTCTCCACTTGTGCCACCAGCGCCCCCAGGGAcaaggggacacagggacagggaacaccACATCCCCGGGCCCCAACACCTCTATGCCAGTGTCTGCCTGCAGGCCGGACTGGTGCTGGCACGTCACCAATAAATGCTTGTTTATTTACTGATGATTATCCATGACACAACAGCTTCGCCTTGGGCTGATCCAGCACTGACCTCTGCCGGCTGCTGTGGCCACTCCAGCTCGGCTCAGTCCTGGCACAGATCCCTGGCACATGGCCCTGGCACACAGCCTGAGTGGTGGAGCAGGACAGGgccacagcagtgcctgagcacagggacatcacAGGGACACCCTCACATGgtcacagcaaagctgcatgAGGGAACCAGGGTGCCACCAGGGAAGTGGGTGAGAGGAAGGTGTGGGTGGGGGGTGCTGGTGGCCACAGAGGAGATTCAGTGGTCAGGGGTCAAGGTGGGGTGTGCCTGTGTCGCCAATGCCCCTGACTACCTTTCTGTCTCCCCGTCAGGAACGAGGACCGAGAGCGAGCATGGAGGGCATCCCGGGAGACCAAACTGGAGACCATCCCAAACTGTGAAGCATGGTGAGtgcaggggcagtgcaggggacaagcacagcatggcactgtcccctctgccacccTCCAGGGTAGTCAGGACACCCTTGGAGTACACAGCAGACAGAGGATCAGGACACCAGAGCTCAGGGGTTCCTGGTGATGTGTCCAGCAGCTCATTCCCAGTTCTCACCAGGAAACAGGGAGCCTGGAGCCACAGGCTGAATCCTGCTGTGATTCTGCACTTGGCCCCATTGCAAAAGGAAGAACCTCAGCAGATTTCAGACCTCATTCTGCCATTTAGACCCACTGCCAAGAGcatcctgcagccacagggagaggaggggagaggccAGTCCCAGGGGGTTTCAACACTGAAGTGGAAGCAGTGTCCATGTTCACTCAGGGAGGAGCAGCTTGGGCCAGCACCCCACTCCAGGAATGCTCGGCACCAAGCACCCGTTCCCTGAGTGACAAGTGTGACACCCGGTCATGGGggctctgtgcagtgcctggcacaggcaggttAGGGTTAGATGTGCTAATTAGCCATGGATAATGAGTGTACCTGTGCTGCTTGAGCAGGTGCTGAGCAATTGCTGGGAAAcagcctccctcccttcctctccactcccttctctccctccccagctgagAGGGGTGATGGACCCATGTCAGTCTCTCTTGGCTCGGAGCTGCCTCTCCACCAAAGGGCTCGTCCTGCTGGGAtttgtgcagagccagcaccaAAATACATCCCAGTTTGGGAAATCCAGCCCAAAGCAAGGCCAtggcccagcctggctgagcagaACCAGGACAGACCCCACGAGTGACCTCTGAAAGCTCTGTaccagcagagcctgagcaggaATCATGTCATGAGCACAGGGGATGTGGTTGGGCACGGTTCCTCTGGGATGGGACCAGGGGTGAGCGGGAGGGATGCACTGGGATCCTTGGCTGGGTTTAACATCATCCCCTTGCCTTCCCATGGACCTGTCAGTGCCAAACCCACGCCAGAGgaggtgcagggctgggcacagtcCTTCGACAAGCTGATGAAGAGCCCGGCGGGGCGCAACGTCTTCCGGGAGTTTTTGCGGACTGAGTACAGCGAGGAGAACATGCTCTTCTGGCTGGCATGTGAGGAGCTCAAAACCGAGTGCAACAAGCACACCATCGATGAGAAGGCCAGGATGATCTACGAGGATTAcatctccatcctctctcccaA
Above is a genomic segment from Oenanthe melanoleuca isolate GR-GAL-2019-014 chromosome 20, OMel1.0, whole genome shotgun sequence containing:
- the RGS19 gene encoding regulator of G-protein signaling 19, whose protein sequence is MSRHETSPTTVQPASHHRPNACCFCWCCCCSCSWNEDRERAWRASRETKLETIPNCEACAKPTPEEVQGWAQSFDKLMKSPAGRNVFREFLRTEYSEENMLFWLACEELKTECNKHTIDEKARMIYEDYISILSPKEVSLDSRVREVINRKMQEPSSHTFDDAQLQIYTLMHRDSYPRFLNSAIYKSLLQTVSHSSSES